In Fragaria vesca subsp. vesca unplaced genomic scaffold, FraVesHawaii_1.0 scf0511313, whole genome shotgun sequence, the following are encoded in one genomic region:
- the LOC101299917 gene encoding pentatricopeptide repeat-containing protein At4g21880, mitochondrial-like yields MEAFLLALCDCDRKKEFVQLLESMDITKFSSLDVVARTFKCLGRLLLESFALKILLEYKACDCEAGNTSILIYSYVLGIPNLTVRTFS; encoded by the exons TTTTTGTTGGCGCTTTGTGATTGTGACCGGAAGAAGGAGTTTGTGCAGCTACTAGAAAGTATGGACATCACAAAGTTCTCATCACTGGATGTTGTGGCACGTACCTTTAAATGCCTTGGAAGGCTCCTATTGGAGTCTTTTGCATTGAAGATCCTTTTGGAATATAAAGCATGTG ACTGTGAAGCAGGGAATACTTCAATCTTGATTTATAGTTATGTTCTTGGCATTCCAAATTTAACGGTGAggaccttct